In a single window of the Micromonospora inositola genome:
- a CDS encoding DUF397 domain-containing protein, translated as MQQPQNGVPTSQLPPLRWQKSRRSNPSGNCVELAALPDGAGIAMRNSRHPEGPALIYTVDEIAAFVLGARDGDFDNLVAGPASRRRD; from the coding sequence ATGCAGCAACCCCAGAACGGCGTACCCACCAGTCAGCTGCCGCCGCTGCGGTGGCAGAAGAGCCGCCGCAGCAACCCCAGCGGAAACTGCGTCGAGCTGGCCGCACTTCCGGACGGCGCCGGCATCGCCATGCGCAACTCCCGGCACCCGGAGGGCCCGGCGCTGATCTACACCGTGGACGAGATCGCGGCCTTCGTGCTCGGCGCCCGGGACGGGGACTTCGACAACCTGGTCGCCGGGCCCGCGTCCCGGCGCCGGGACTGA